One window of the Camelus ferus isolate YT-003-E chromosome 12, BCGSAC_Cfer_1.0, whole genome shotgun sequence genome contains the following:
- the TMBIM4 gene encoding protein lifeguard 4 → MADQDPRYPCSSIEDDFNYGSCVASASVHIRMAFLRKVYSILSLQVLLTTVTSAFFLYFDSIRTFVHESPALILVFALGSLGLIFALTLNRHKHPLNLYLLFGFTLLEALTVAFVVTFYDVNIVLQAFILTTAVFLGLTVYTLQSKRDFSKFGGGLFAVLWILCLSGILRLFFYSETVELLLAGVGALLFCGFIIYDTHSLMHRLSPEEYVLAAISLYLDIINLFLHLLRILEAVNKK, encoded by the exons ATGGCTGACCAGGACCCCCGCTACCCCTGCTCCTCGATCGAGGACGACTTCAACTATGGCAGCTGCGTGGCCTCCGCCAGCGTGCACATCCGAATGG cctTTCTAAGAAAAGTCTACAGCATCCTTTCTCTGCAAGTTCTCTTAACTACGGTgacatctgcattttttttatactttgatTCCATACGGACATTTGTACATGAAAG TCCTGCCTTAATTTTGGTGTTTGCCCTTGGATCTTTGGGTTTGATTTTCGCCCTGACTTTAAACAGACATAAGCATCCCCTTAACCTGTACCTGCTTTTTGGATTT acACTGTTGGAAGCTCTGACTGTGGCCTTTGTTG ttACTTTCTATGATGTGAATATTGTTCTGCAAGCTTTTATACTGACAACTGCAGTATTTCTTGGTTTGACTGTATATACTCTACAATCTAAGAGAGACTTCAGCAAGTTTGGAGGAGG acTATTTGCTGTTTTGTGGATTTTGTGCTTATCAGGAATCTTGAGG ttatttttttacagtgagaCGGTGGAGTTGCTCTTGGCTGGTGTAGGAGCCCTTCTTTTCTGCGGATTCATCATCTATGACACCCACTCACTGATGCACAGGCTGTCACCCGAAGAGTACGTATTAGCTGCCATCAGCCTCTACTTGGATATCATCAATCTGTTCCTGCATCTGTTGCGGATTTTGGAAGCAGTTAATAAAAAGTGA